In Formosa haliotis, the sequence GTTGTTGGTTTTTATCTTCTATCATACTGCAAAAATAAGAAGCTTATTTATAATTATGCCAAAACAATATTAATATCGACGAAAAAGTACAAATTTCGGCTATTTCAAGAATGTTGCAATTAAAATTTTAAGCGTAAGAACCGGCAGATACCAATTTTACTTTAACCTTAAATTGTATAGTATTAACGAACCAATAACAAGGTTAAGTCTCACAATTACTTATATTTACATCATGTTTGCATAAACCATAAAAAAAGACTTAAAAGTACTCGTGTTTCAGGTCTTTGGCTGAAGAATTCGTAAACTTTTTAGTCATAAAAATACAATAGTTAAAATCAATCTCACCATTAACTAATATAATGTAAGGTTCTATGGTTAAACCCTACTTAAATTGTATATTTGCTCACTCTTTAGAATTAATCTATTTAATTTATGATAAAAGTATCTGAAACAGCCAAAAAGAAAGTCATTGAATTAATGACCGAGGATGGATATAATGCAGCCACCGATTATGTTCGTGTTGGTGTTAAAAGTGGTGGTTGTTCTGGTTTGTCATACGATTTAAAATTTGACAAAGAACAACAAGAAGACGACAAGGTCTTCGAGGCTAACGACATAAAAATAATTGTCGACAAAAAAAGTTTCTTGTATTTAATTGGAACCACACTAGAATATTCTGGAGGTTTAAATGGTACAGGCTTTGTGTTTAACAATCCTAACGCAAACAGAACTTGCGGATGTGGGGAAAGTTTTTCATTATAACAACGTCTTTCAATTGTTTTTAGAATTTAAGAAAACGACAAAAAAATTAAAATTTAAAGTAAATAAAGTATAGTTAGGTGTTTCATTTTTATTTAAACACAAGTTTATAATTAGTACTTTATATAACATTAAAACACATGAGTAAGTATACAGAGGATGACTTAAGGGAAGAATTAAAAACCAAAGAATACGAATATGGTTTTTACACAGATATTGAATCTGACACCTTTCCTGTAGGTTTAAATGAAGATATTGTACGCGCTATTTCACTAAAGAAAGAAGAACCACAATGGATGACCGAATGGCGACTTGAAGCTTTTCGTGCTTGGGAAGAAATGATTGAACCAGAATGGGCCA encodes:
- a CDS encoding HesB/IscA family protein — protein: MIKVSETAKKKVIELMTEDGYNAATDYVRVGVKSGGCSGLSYDLKFDKEQQEDDKVFEANDIKIIVDKKSFLYLIGTTLEYSGGLNGTGFVFNNPNANRTCGCGESFSL